The Streptomyces sp. NBC_00775 genome includes the window GTGGAGCCGCTGCTCGGCACCCCCGTCGGGCAGATCGTCGGCCGGATGAACAGCGAACGCAGCGTCCAGGCCGTCTTCGACGACCTGACCCGGGGCTTCGAGCGGGCCGTCGACCGCATCAACCGCATCGCGGGAAGGAGCGTCCAGTCGTGAGCACCGGTGGGAGCGACAGTGCGCGTGAAGGCGTGGGCGGGAGCAGGAGCGTGAGTGGGGGAATGGGCGGGGGCACGCCTCCGAACGGTTTCTGGGCCCAGGCCGCCGCGGACCCCGAGCGGATCGTCCTTGTCACCCCGGCCGGCGAGGAGTGGACCGCGGGACGGCTGCACGCCTCGGCCAACCGGCTCGTCCACGGGCTGCGCGCCGCGGGCCTCGAACGCGGCGACGCCTTCGCGGTCGTGCTGCCCAACGGCGTCGAGTTCTTCGTCGCCTATCTCGCCGCCTCGCAGGCGGGCTTCTACCTCGTCCCCGTCAACCACCACCTCGTCGGCCCCGAGATCGCCTGGATCGTCTCCGACTCGGGCGCGAAGGTCCTCATCGCCCACGAACGGTTCGCGGACGCCGCCCGGCACGCCGCCGACGAGGCGAAGCTGCCAGGGGCTCAGAGGTACGCGGTCGGCGAGGTGGCGGGCTTCAGGCCGTACGTCGAACTCCTCGACGGACAGCCCGAGTCGCCGCCCGCCGAACGCACCCTCGGCTGGGTCATGAACTACACCTCGGGCACCACGGGACGCCCGCGCGGCATCCGGCGCCCGCTGCCCGGCAAGCTCCCCGAGGAGTCGTACCTCGGCGGCTTCCTCGGCATCTTCGGCATCAAGCCGTTCGACGGCAACGTGCACCTGGTCTGCTCGCCGCTCTACCACACCGCCGTGCTGCAGTTCGCGGGCGCGTCCCTGCACATCGGCCACCGTCTGGTGCTGATGGACAAGTGGACCCCCGAGGAGATGCTGCGTGTCATCGACACCCACACGTGCACGCACACGCATATGGTCCCGACCCAGTTCCACCGTCTGCTGGCGCTTCCCGACGAGGTGAAGGCGCGCTATGACGTCTCGTCCATGCGGCACGCCATCCATGGCGCCGCCCCCTGCCCCGACCATGTGAAACGGGCCATGATCGAGTGGTGGGGCGACAGTGTCGAGGAGTACTACGCGGCCAGTGAGGGCGGCGGAGCCTTCGCGACCGCCGAGGACTGGCTGAAGAAGCCCGGCACGGTCGGCAAGGCGTGGCCCATCAGCGAGCTCGCCGTCTTCGACGACGACGGCACCAGGCTGCCGCCCGGTGAGCTCGGCACCGTGTACATGAAGATGAGCACCGGCGGATTCTCGTACCACAAGGACGAGACCAAGACGAAGAAGAACCGCATCGGCGACTTCTTCACCGTCGGTGACCTCGGCTATCTCGACGAGGACGGCTATCTCTTCCTCCGCGACCGCAAGATCGACATGATCATCTCCGGCGGGGTCAACATCTACCCGGCCGAGATAGAGGCCGCCCTGCTCACCCACCCCGCCGTCGCCGACGCGGCCGCCTTCGGCATCCCGCACGACGACTGGGGCGAGGAGGTCAAGGCCGTCGTCGAGCCCGCCCCCGGCCATGAGCCGGGGCCGGCGCTCGCCGCCGAGATCCTCGGCCACTGCGAGCGGCAGCTGGCCGGCTACAAGCGGCCCAAGAGCGTCGACTTCATCGAGGCCATGCCCCGCGATCCCAACGGAAAGCTCTACAAGCGGAGGCTGCGGGATCCCTACTGGGAGGGCCGCACCCGGGCGGTGTGACGCAGGTCACATTCGTGACCTGTCACGCGGAGCCGCACTCGCCCGTCCTGATGCCGAAACGCCCCCGGGAACCGATCACCGGACCGCCCGGGGGCCCGACATCAGGAGTGGGATTCTCATGCGTGTACTCGTCGCCGGAGCCACCGGAGTCATCGGGCGGGCGCTCGTTCCGCTGCTCAGCTCGGTGGGACATGACGTAGTGGCACTGTCGCGCACGGCGGTCGAGGGCAGCGTCGTGGCCGACGCCCTCGACCGTTCCGCGCTGCACCGGGCCGTACGCGAAGCGGCCCCCGACGCGGTGGTCAACATGCTCACCGCCATCCCGGCCCAGATCGACCCGCGCCACCTGGCCCGCGACTTCGCCCTCACCAACCGGCTGCGCACCGAGGGCACCCGCAATCTGTACGAGGCCGCGCACGACGCCGGGGTCAAGAAGATCGTCGCCCAGGGACTCGCGTACGCCTACGACCCGGCCGGCCAGGGCGCGGCCGACGAGGACGCCCCGTTGTGGCAGCGTCCGCCGAAGCAGTTCGTGCCGGTGCTCGAAGCCCTGAAGGAGCTGGAGCTGCGCACCGCCGACGCGGGCGGCACGGTCCTGCGCTTCGGGCACCTGTACGGGCCCGGCACGATCTACGCCAAGGACGGCTCCTTCGTGGACCAGGTCGCCGGGGGGAAGGTGCCGCTGGTCGGCGGCGGGAACTCGGTCTTCTCCTTCACACACGCCCATGACGCGGCCACCGCGGTGATCGCCGCACTCGACAAGCCCGCGAGCGGCCCGCTGAACATCGTCGACGACCACCCGGCGCCGCTGCACGAGTGGCTGCCCGAGCTGGCCCGGATGCTCGGCGCCCCGGCGCCCAAGAAGGCACCCGCGGCGCTCGCCCGGCTCGCGGTCGGCGGCTGGGGAGTGGCGTTCATGAACGGGCTGCGCGGCGCCGACAACGCGCGCGCCGTGCTCACCCTCGACTGGCGGCCCCGGTACGCCTCCTGGCGCGCGGGGTTCGCGGCCGAGTTGAATGGCGCGACAGCCGCACGCTGAACCGCTGGGAGCGGGCCGTGCGCCGCCTCGCAAAGAGCCGGATGCACGCCGAACCGCAGGAAAGGACTGAGGAGTTGGAGACTCCGAAGCAGGCGACCGAGCAGTTCGAGGCCTACCGCCCCTTGCTGCTCGGCCTCGCCTACCGGCTGCTCGGCAGCATGTGGGACGCCGAGGACGTCGTCCAGGACGCCTATCTCCGCTGGACGAACACCGACCGGGCGGACATCCGCGAACCGCGCGCCTTCCTCATCACGATCGTCTCCCGGCTCGCCCTCGACCAGCTGCGCTCGGCCCGCGTCACCCGCGAGGCGTACACCGGGCCGTGGCTCCCCGAGCCCGTCGCGACGGCGGCGCTCGGCCCGCTGGACACGGCCGAGCTGCGCGACACCGTGGCCTACGCGACCATCCATCTGATGGAGCGTCTGTCGCCGCCGGAGCGAGCGGTGTTCGTCCTGCGGGAGGCCTTCGACCTGCCGTACGACGAGATCGCGCGCATCCTGGACACGACCTCCTCGAACTGCCGCCAGATGCACAGCCGGGCGGGCCGCCGGGTCACCTCGGGACGCGACAAGTTCGCGCTCGCCGAGGACGACCACGCCAAACTGCTCGCACGTTTCCTGGAGGCCGCGCAGAGCGGCGACCTCACGGGTCTGACCGAACTGCTGACCGAGGACGTGGTCGCCTGGAACGACGGCGGCGGCAAGGTCAGGGCGGCGCTGCGCCCGATCGAGGGCCGCGCGCGTGTGGTCGCGTTCATCGCGGGTCTGGTCACCCGCTATCCGTTCGGCGACGCCCGCGTCGTCACGGCGAACGGGCTGCCCGCCCTGGCACTCACCGTCGACGGCATCGAGCAGGTCGTCACCATCTCCGTGCACGAGGGACGCATCGACGGGGTCTACGCGGTCCTCAACCCCGACAAGCTGGGCCACATGGAGCTGTGACGCGCGGGGCGCCGGCCCGCGGCACTGTGGTCCCGCCCCATAGAGGACGGGACCACAGCACTGTTGTCAGCGGTGGTCGCTCACCCGCACCACCCGCAACCCCGGCGACGACAGGATGTCCTTCTCGCAGAAGCGCGAGGTGACCCACTTCTCACCCGAGAACAGCCGCGTCTGGTCGCTGTAGTGCGGCGAGTTCGGATTCGACGACTGGGAGTACGTCAGCAGCGTGCGGGCGACCGGGCAGCGGCTCCCGTCCCAGCCGACGGCCTGGATGTACGAGGACCCGGTGGTGACCTCGGTGTATCCGCCGGCCGCCGGATTCCACACCGGCTCGACCTTGTTCCACACGCCGAGCGACTCCGTGCCGCCCGGCACGGGGATGCGCTGTCCGTCGCGTACGACGAACTGGTTCGCGCCGAGCTTCGCGTCCAGCGCGATGCCCGCCGTACGCAGCTCCGTCACCGTGTCGGCGAGGGCCGTGGTGAAGCCCGGCGCCTCGGTGTTGAGCGTGTTCGGGGTACGGACCGGGTCCGCCGCCGAGAACGGCACCTTCCAGAGCTGCGCGGCCGGGACCGCGACCGCCAGCTTCCGCCAGAACCGGTCGAAGAGCAGCGCGCCCCGGCTGCCGGTGTTCATGGAGTGGTCCCACGCCCCCAGCACACCGCAGGCCTCGGACACGTCAACAGCCTTGCCGTCACTGCCTGTCGCCGTGCCACCCGGCAGCGCGGCACACGCGCGCGCCGCGTCGTCCGCGACGAGATCACCCGCGGGCACCCGGTTCGCGAACTGCTGCGCCTGAAGATCCCGAACGCTCAGCCGGCCCTTGGCGGCCATCGCCGCCACGTCCTCGGCCGCCCCGCGCGTACGCATCGTGCGCTGGGTGCCGATCGTGCCGAAGATCCGCTCGTACCCGGTCAGCGGCCGGTCCGTATTGGCCAGCCAGGCACTGTCGTTGGAGTTCTCCGCGTACGGCGCGTCCTTGAGCACCGGCATCTTCGCGGGCCCGAAGATCCCCGGCTGTACGGCGTCGGGGTCGCTGCCCAGCGCGCAGTCCCCGCGCGAGCCGTCGAGGATCGCGACACCGGCCGACGGATAGGTGACCTTGCCGAGCGGCGTCGAGCAGCGCTGCGCCAACTCGTCGGTGATGCGCGGCAGTACCTGCGACTGCGTGAACAGCGAGTGCCCGCCCGAGTCGGCGGCGATCGTGTTCACCCAGGGCAGCCCCTGGGTGCGCTGGAGGGCCGTGAGGACATCGGCCGTGCTCCGGGCCTTGCTGAAGCCGAGCGCGGTGTCGGAGGCGCGGAGATTGGCCGCGTTCGGGTCGTTGAGCGCGTAGGCCGTCGTCGACGTCCAGGGGAGCGGCAGTTGCGCGCCGAGCGAGGTGACGACCGGGCCGTACCGGGTCCACCACTGGGTGCGCGTGACCGGCGTGCCGTCCAACACGTCGACGGTGACGGTCCGCTTCGTCATCCGCTCCGGCTTGCCGTCCACCAGATACGTCGTCGGATCGGCCGGATCGAGCGTCAGCTGATGGAGGTTGAGCGTGATGCCCGTCGCGACGGTATGGCTCCACGCCACATGCGCGGTGTGCCCGATGGACACCGTCGCCGAGCCGAGCAGCGCGCCGCCCTCGACGTTCAGCTCGCCGGGGATCGTCTGCTGCATCTGCCAGAAGCGGCGGCCGCCCTGCCAGGGATAGTGCGGATTGCCGAGCAGCAGACCGCGGCCGTTCGCCGTCGTGGCGCCGCTGAAGGCGACCGCGTTGGACCCCATGTCGGCGGTGTCGAAGAGCTCCCGCGCGGCTTCGGCGGTGCTCTTCGCGTCAAGGGTGGCGGCGCTCGACCCGGCGGGCGTACTCGTCACGGTGGACGTCGTCGTCGGCGGCTGGGCTGCCGTGATGCCCTCGACCCCGCGCCCCTGGCCGCCGAGGACGGCCAGCGCGAAGTTGCGCGCGGCCACGTCCACGGGAGTCACCGGGCGGACCCAGTCGGCGCCCTGGCAGGCCGGGTCGGTGATCCGGTTCTGGGCGAGCCAGGCGTTGTAGCCGGCCGCCCAGCCGCGCATCAGGTCCTTGACGTCGCGGCCCGGCCCGAGCGGCGCGGGCTCGGCGAGTAGCTTCTCCACCGTGCCCGTCTCCCGCACACCGCGGAAGTACAGGTCGCTGGAGAGGTTCTTGGTCGCCGAGGACAGCGAACCGTCGGGCGCCGCGTCGGGCCCGAAGAAGCGGGACCGCTCGCCGCGCACGGTCACGAAGCCGTCGGCCAGGGTGCACACCTGGTCGGCGGCCTGCGCCCAGCCGGTGCCGAAGCCCAGGTTGGCGTAGTCCTTCGCGACGATGTGCGGTATGCCGTACTCGGTGTAGCGGATCACGGCCGACAGGCCGCCGTGCGAGGGATGTTCCTGACGGTCTTGTTGCTGGGCCGCGGCCGCGGGCAGTGCGGTCGTGGCGGTGAGCAGGGCGACGGCCGTGATGACGAGCCGTCTCAGGCGGGTGCGCATCGTGCCTCCCAACGTCATTGAGGGAAGGGGCGGTTGAGCGTACCAACGGGTATGTGCGGTGTTGGCGTATCTGTTCGACCTCCGTGCGTTGACTTGACCTCCCTGAGACGCGGACCGAGGATCATGTGTCATGACGCCTGGACACGGCAGCACGGTGGACGGGGTGCTGCGGCGCAGCGCCCGGCGCACCCCGGCGCGCGTCGCGGTCGACTACCGCGAGCGCTCCTGGACCTACGCGGAACTCGACGAGGCCGTCTCCCGCGCGGCGAGCGTCCTCCTCGACCAGGGGCTCGCGCCGGGCGACCGGGTCGGTGCCTACGGCCACAACTCGGACGCATACCTGATCGGCTTCCTCGCCTGCGCCCGCGCGGGGCTCGTGCACGTGCCGGTCAACCAGAACCTCACCGGCGACGACCTCGCGTACATCGTCGGCCAGTCCGGGAGCGCGCTGGTCCTGGCCGACCCGGACCTCGCCGGGCAACTCCCGGACGGCGTACGGACCTTGCCGCTGCGCGACGCCGACGACTCGCTGCTCGCGCGGCTGGACACGGCACCCGCGTACGAGGGTGCCGAGCCGCGCGGCGACACCCTCGTGCAGTTGCTCTACACCTCCGGGACCACCGCCCTGCCCAAGGGCGCGATGATGACGCACCGCGCCCTGGTGCACGAGTACCTGAGCGCGATCACCGCCCTCGACCTGAGCGCGGGGGACCGGCCGGTGCACTCGCTGCCGCTCTACCACTCGGCGCAGATGCATGTGTTCCTGCTGCCGTATCTCGCGATCGGCGCGTCGAACGTCATCCTCGACTCGCCCGACGCCGATCAGCTCTTCGACCTGATCGAGACCGGCCGCGCGGACAGCCTGTTCGCCCCGCCCACCGTGTGGATCGGCCTGTCGAACCGCCCCGACTTCGCGACCCGGGACCTCAGCGGGCTGCGCAAGGCCTACTACGGGGCGTCGATCATGCCGGTCCCCGTCCTGGAACGGCTGCGCGAGCGGCTGCCGAAGCTGGCCTTCTACAACTGCTTCGGTCAGAGCGAGATCGGCCCCCTGGCCACCGTCCTCGGCCCCGACGAGCACAAGGGCCGGATGGACTCCTGCGGCCGCCCGGTCCTCTTCGTCGACGCGCGCGTGGTCGACGAGAACGGCAAGGACGTACCCGACGGAACACCGGGTGAAGTCGTCTACCGTTCACCGCAGTTGTGCGAAGGGTACTGGGACAAGCCGGAGGAGACCGCCGAGGCCTTCCGCGACGGCTGGTTCCACTCGGGCGACCTCGCCGTGCGGGACGCCCACGGATACTTCACCGTCGTCGACCGGGTGAAGGACGTCATCAACTCCGGTGGCGTACTGGTCGCTTCACGCCAGGTCGAGGACGCCCTCTACACGCACGAACAGGTCGCGGAGGTGGCGGTGATCGGCCTCCCCGACGAGCGCTGGATCGAGGCCGTCACCGCCGTAGTCGTCCCCCGCGGCGAGGTGACCGAATCCGAACTCCTCGCCCACGCCCGCGAGAAGCTCGCCCACTTCAAGGCCCCCAAACGAATCCTGTTCGTGGACGAACTGCCCCGCAACGCCAGCGGGAAGATCCTCAAACGGGAGCTGCGGGACCGGTTCAGCCAGTGACCGACCCGCAGCCGTACGCCGCATAATGGGTCGGTGGATCTTCGACCGGAGCTGTTGCCCCCACCCGTCACGGAGGTTCGCCTGCGGGCGCTCGCTGACGAGATCGAGCGGATCGAGACTCTCGTGTTCGGCGATGGTGCGGCGGAAGCGGACGAGGCGATCACCGCGTTCAACAACGCGACCGGTCACACGTATGACTCAGCCGATTTCACCGGATACGCCGGATGGCGTGACCTGGAGGATTTCACGCTGGAGGCCGCCCGGCCGGCGTACCCGAGGGTGCCCGACGTCGCGCGCGAGGAACTCGTCGAGATCGTGCGCAGGATTCTGGACGGAGACCCGGAGGACGAGTTCTACCTGCGGGTACTGGAAGCCAACGTCACGAACCCACGAGCCTCCGACCTGATCCACCATCCGCCGGCCGGCCTTGAGGATGCCTCGCCCGAGCGGATCGTGGACGAGATCTTGGCCTATCGCCCGATCGCTCTCTGACGGTGCCGGCAGCCGGGCCACCGGCTAGCGCACCAGGCAGGGCCGCTTCGCGTCGAACTCCCAGTCGGGGACGAGGTACCGCATCCCGATCGCGTCGTCGCGCGCGTCCAGCGCCTTCTGCTGGTAGAGCTCGTGGGCCGTGAGGAGGCGGTCCATGTCGAGCTGGATGCCCAGGCCGGGGGCGTCGGGGACGGCGATCTCGCCGTCGACGATGCGGGGCGGGGCGGTGGTGAGGCGTTCCAGGCCCTCCTGCCAGATCCAGTGGGTGTCCAGGGCGTTGTACGCGCCCGGGGCCGCGGCTCCGCAGTGGGTCACCATGGCCAGTGAGATGTCGAAGTGGTTGTTCGAGTGGCAGCCCCAGGTCAGGCCCATCGCGTTGCACAGCTGGGCCACCCGCACCGAGCCCTGCATCGTCCAGAAGTGCGGGTCGGCCAGCGGGATGGAGACTGACTGCAGGGCCAGCGCGTGGGTCAGTTGCCGCCAGTCGGTGGCGATCATGTTGGTCGCGGTCGGCAGGCCCGTGGCGCGGCGGAACTCGGCCAGGATCTCGCGCCCGGAGTAGCCGCCCTCGGCCCCGCAGGGGTCCTCGGCGTAGGCGAGCGTACCCACCAGGGGCTCGCACAGCTCGATCGCCTCGCGCAGCGACCACGCGCCGTTCGGGTCGAGGGTGATCCGCGCCTCGGGGAAACGGTCCTTGAGCGCGCGGACGGCCTTCACCTCCTCGGCACCTGCCAGGACACCGCCCTTGAGCTTGAAGTCCCTGAAGCCGTACAGGTCGTAGGCCGCCTCGGCCTGCCGGACGATGGCCTCCGGCGTGAGGGCCTCCTCGTGCCGGATCCGGTACCAGTCGACGGCGGAGTCGGGTTCGCGGACGTACTCCAGGTCCGTGCGATCAGGGTCACCGACGTAGAAGAGATAGCCCAGCACCCGTACGGATTCCCGCTGTTGTCCGTCACCGAGCAGCGCCGCGACCGGCACGTCCAGGTGCTGCCCCAGCAGGTCGAGGAGCGCCGACTCGACCGCGGTCACCGCGTGGACGGTCGTACGCAGGTCGAAGGTCTGGGCGCCGCGCCCGCCGGCGTCGCGGTCGGCGAAGCGGTCCCCGATCTCGTGCAGGACACGCTTGTAGTCGCCCACCCTCGCGCCGACGACCAGCGACTCTGCGTCCCGCAGAGTCCGGGTGATCTTCTCCCCGCCGGGGACCTCGCCGAGACCGGTACGGCCCTCGGAGTCCTTGAGGACGAGGACGTTGCGGGTGAAGTAGGGGCCGTGCGCGCCGGAGAGGTTCAGCTCCATGCAGTCCCGGCCGGCGACGGGGTAGACGGAGAACTCGGTGACGGTCGGCTGCTTGTTCATGCTCGTACTCATACTCGTCTTCCTGCTCATCAAAGTTCTTGTGTACGGGGGTGTCGCGGGGGCGGTGTTCA containing:
- a CDS encoding acyl-CoA synthetase encodes the protein MGGGTPPNGFWAQAAADPERIVLVTPAGEEWTAGRLHASANRLVHGLRAAGLERGDAFAVVLPNGVEFFVAYLAASQAGFYLVPVNHHLVGPEIAWIVSDSGAKVLIAHERFADAARHAADEAKLPGAQRYAVGEVAGFRPYVELLDGQPESPPAERTLGWVMNYTSGTTGRPRGIRRPLPGKLPEESYLGGFLGIFGIKPFDGNVHLVCSPLYHTAVLQFAGASLHIGHRLVLMDKWTPEEMLRVIDTHTCTHTHMVPTQFHRLLALPDEVKARYDVSSMRHAIHGAAPCPDHVKRAMIEWWGDSVEEYYAASEGGGAFATAEDWLKKPGTVGKAWPISELAVFDDDGTRLPPGELGTVYMKMSTGGFSYHKDETKTKKNRIGDFFTVGDLGYLDEDGYLFLRDRKIDMIISGGVNIYPAEIEAALLTHPAVADAAAFGIPHDDWGEEVKAVVEPAPGHEPGPALAAEILGHCERQLAGYKRPKSVDFIEAMPRDPNGKLYKRRLRDPYWEGRTRAV
- a CDS encoding NAD-dependent epimerase/dehydratase family protein, which gives rise to MRVLVAGATGVIGRALVPLLSSVGHDVVALSRTAVEGSVVADALDRSALHRAVREAAPDAVVNMLTAIPAQIDPRHLARDFALTNRLRTEGTRNLYEAAHDAGVKKIVAQGLAYAYDPAGQGAADEDAPLWQRPPKQFVPVLEALKELELRTADAGGTVLRFGHLYGPGTIYAKDGSFVDQVAGGKVPLVGGGNSVFSFTHAHDAATAVIAALDKPASGPLNIVDDHPAPLHEWLPELARMLGAPAPKKAPAALARLAVGGWGVAFMNGLRGADNARAVLTLDWRPRYASWRAGFAAELNGATAAR
- a CDS encoding RNA polymerase sigma-70 factor, with amino-acid sequence MRRLAKSRMHAEPQERTEELETPKQATEQFEAYRPLLLGLAYRLLGSMWDAEDVVQDAYLRWTNTDRADIREPRAFLITIVSRLALDQLRSARVTREAYTGPWLPEPVATAALGPLDTAELRDTVAYATIHLMERLSPPERAVFVLREAFDLPYDEIARILDTTSSNCRQMHSRAGRRVTSGRDKFALAEDDHAKLLARFLEAAQSGDLTGLTELLTEDVVAWNDGGGKVRAALRPIEGRARVVAFIAGLVTRYPFGDARVVTANGLPALALTVDGIEQVVTISVHEGRIDGVYAVLNPDKLGHMEL
- a CDS encoding penicillin acylase family protein, giving the protein MRTRLRRLVITAVALLTATTALPAAAAQQQDRQEHPSHGGLSAVIRYTEYGIPHIVAKDYANLGFGTGWAQAADQVCTLADGFVTVRGERSRFFGPDAAPDGSLSSATKNLSSDLYFRGVRETGTVEKLLAEPAPLGPGRDVKDLMRGWAAGYNAWLAQNRITDPACQGADWVRPVTPVDVAARNFALAVLGGQGRGVEGITAAQPPTTTSTVTSTPAGSSAATLDAKSTAEAARELFDTADMGSNAVAFSGATTANGRGLLLGNPHYPWQGGRRFWQMQQTIPGELNVEGGALLGSATVSIGHTAHVAWSHTVATGITLNLHQLTLDPADPTTYLVDGKPERMTKRTVTVDVLDGTPVTRTQWWTRYGPVVTSLGAQLPLPWTSTTAYALNDPNAANLRASDTALGFSKARSTADVLTALQRTQGLPWVNTIAADSGGHSLFTQSQVLPRITDELAQRCSTPLGKVTYPSAGVAILDGSRGDCALGSDPDAVQPGIFGPAKMPVLKDAPYAENSNDSAWLANTDRPLTGYERIFGTIGTQRTMRTRGAAEDVAAMAAKGRLSVRDLQAQQFANRVPAGDLVADDAARACAALPGGTATGSDGKAVDVSEACGVLGAWDHSMNTGSRGALLFDRFWRKLAVAVPAAQLWKVPFSAADPVRTPNTLNTEAPGFTTALADTVTELRTAGIALDAKLGANQFVVRDGQRIPVPGGTESLGVWNKVEPVWNPAAGGYTEVTTGSSYIQAVGWDGSRCPVARTLLTYSQSSNPNSPHYSDQTRLFSGEKWVTSRFCEKDILSSPGLRVVRVSDHR
- a CDS encoding acyl-CoA synthetase; the protein is MTPGHGSTVDGVLRRSARRTPARVAVDYRERSWTYAELDEAVSRAASVLLDQGLAPGDRVGAYGHNSDAYLIGFLACARAGLVHVPVNQNLTGDDLAYIVGQSGSALVLADPDLAGQLPDGVRTLPLRDADDSLLARLDTAPAYEGAEPRGDTLVQLLYTSGTTALPKGAMMTHRALVHEYLSAITALDLSAGDRPVHSLPLYHSAQMHVFLLPYLAIGASNVILDSPDADQLFDLIETGRADSLFAPPTVWIGLSNRPDFATRDLSGLRKAYYGASIMPVPVLERLRERLPKLAFYNCFGQSEIGPLATVLGPDEHKGRMDSCGRPVLFVDARVVDENGKDVPDGTPGEVVYRSPQLCEGYWDKPEETAEAFRDGWFHSGDLAVRDAHGYFTVVDRVKDVINSGGVLVASRQVEDALYTHEQVAEVAVIGLPDERWIEAVTAVVVPRGEVTESELLAHAREKLAHFKAPKRILFVDELPRNASGKILKRELRDRFSQ
- a CDS encoding enolase C-terminal domain-like protein, with amino-acid sequence MNKQPTVTEFSVYPVAGRDCMELNLSGAHGPYFTRNVLVLKDSEGRTGLGEVPGGEKITRTLRDAESLVVGARVGDYKRVLHEIGDRFADRDAGGRGAQTFDLRTTVHAVTAVESALLDLLGQHLDVPVAALLGDGQQRESVRVLGYLFYVGDPDRTDLEYVREPDSAVDWYRIRHEEALTPEAIVRQAEAAYDLYGFRDFKLKGGVLAGAEEVKAVRALKDRFPEARITLDPNGAWSLREAIELCEPLVGTLAYAEDPCGAEGGYSGREILAEFRRATGLPTATNMIATDWRQLTHALALQSVSIPLADPHFWTMQGSVRVAQLCNAMGLTWGCHSNNHFDISLAMVTHCGAAAPGAYNALDTHWIWQEGLERLTTAPPRIVDGEIAVPDAPGLGIQLDMDRLLTAHELYQQKALDARDDAIGMRYLVPDWEFDAKRPCLVR